A genomic segment from Zygotorulaspora mrakii chromosome 1, complete sequence encodes:
- the BEM4 gene encoding Bem4p (similar to Saccharomyces cerevisiae BEM4 (YPL161C); ancestral locus Anc_8.685), whose product MDYETLLFDLKPLVEHEELNRDLIHDKYFEVLDQLAVSLRSSSNREVVGSSGLLTGLILILNKALCSFFVEGDKYYIWLKLASSLARCVANCVADNDDNRKILIEKDNSCGRSLLRELIPELFQFDDNSDTDLCLALHKHTVALVKNLLLENDEYIEMCGSNIQQPLFFLISKLYSDNMTEYETVDMSFELLVDLIEVNGSQGTLQDVSLVAKFISKISTVLRQLDEPEDGDMERDNFCVEIIMNMAKYLEVTVMKNSYSWDSSSYLHIHEVEETLFMCLSKLGSFNFSNKLIIMRRLTTPFGYLTTIRDYSNVSEQNLCVDMLSKHLENGYITSCALLVLSNSITSRKDVDIINDRISLKEIIKTGEFFEDPIQYQGYLDILKKLLNLSSIIQLENTDLLSLCNVLKSCYEKSQFFKQLLPLLSALIQKLLATLPSSSIHFLLSSKNSIFLQIIIENDGIFSCLALDKLLVSGRAGSPDVYQQLWKSAFKILANLESDNVVPPFTLFQLAKPIAIYLKNCEAQHISFEKNVMFHEYSDDVNAFLINISKLEFVEDKASRAAWNNGKFVAAMIIKQLKQEQELPPQIEVIREKCEIMLHKLVL is encoded by the coding sequence ATGGATTACGAGACTCTTTTATTCGATCTAAAGCCTCTAGTTGAGCATGAAGAGTTGAATCGCGATTTGATTCAtgataaatattttgaagtgCTTGATCAGTTGGCGGTTTCTTTACGCTCGTCGTCCAACAGAGAGGTAGTTGGATCATCCGGACTTTTGACAGGCCTAATTCTCATTCTCAATAAAGCGCTTTGCAGTTTTTTTGTGGAAGGTGATAAGTACTATATATGGTTGAAGCTAGCCTCTTCACTAGCAAGATGCGTGGCAAATTGCGTGGCTGacaatgatgataatagGAAAATACTCATTGAGAAGGACAACTCCTGCGGTCGCAGTCTTTTGAGGGAGTTAATACCGGAGCTATTCCAGTTCGACGACAACAGTGATACCGACTTGTGTTTGGCGCTGCACAAGCATACTGTGGCTCTGGTtaaaaatcttcttcttgagaacgatgaatatattgaaatgtGCGGATCAAATATCCAGCAgccattattttttttgatttcaaagcTGTATAGTGATAATATGACCGAATATGAAACGGTTGATATGAGTTTTGAACTACTGGTGGATCTGATTGAAGTAAACGGATCTCAAGGTACACTCCAGGACGTGAGTCTCGTAGCCAAatttatttcaaagatCTCTACTGTTCTAAGGCAATTAGATGAACCAGAAGATGGTGACATGGAACGCGACAATTTTTGCGTGGAGATTATCATGAATATGGCAAAGTATCTCGAGGTCACtgtgatgaaaaattcatattCATGGGACTCAAGTTCCTATCTGCACATTCATGAAGTGGAAGAAACATTATTCATGTGTTTATCAAAGCTAGGCTCGTTTAATTTTTCTAATAAGCTGATAATAATGAGAAGATTAACAACGCCGTTTGGATACTTGACCACAATAAGAGATTATTCTAATGTAAGCGAACAGAATTTGTGCGTTGACATGCTTTCTAAACATCTAGAAAATGGATATATTACAAGTTGTGCATTGCTGGTCCTGTCAAATTCCATCACGTCTCGTAAGGATGTCGATATAATCAACGACCGGATCTCTCTGAAGGAGATAATAAAAACaggtgaattttttgaggaTCCAATTCAATACCAAGGATACCTCGATATTCTGAAGAAACTTCTAAATTTATCAAGCATAATCCAATTAGAAAATACCGATTTACTGAGTTTATGCAATGTGTTAAAGTCATGTTACGAAAAATcccaattcttcaaacaaCTATTACCACTTTTATCAGCTCTTATACAAAAACTACTTGCAACTCTTCCTAGCTCTTCGATACATTTCCTGCTCTCGAGTAAAAACAGTATCTTTCTGCAAATTATTATCGAAAATGATGGCATATTCTCATGTTTGGCATTGGATAAACTTCTAGTATCAGGAAGAGCAGGCTCTCCAGATGTCTATCAACAGCTTTGGAAATCCgcattcaaaattcttgcCAATCTGGAGTCAGACAATGTCGTTCCACCGTTTACCCTGTTTCAGTTAGCCAAACCCATCGCGATctatttgaagaattgcGAAGCCCAACATATctcttttgagaaaaacGTTATGTTTCATGAATATTCCGACGACGTCAACGCTTTCCTCATCAACATATCGAAACTAGAATTTGTTGAGGATAAAGCAAGCAGAGCTGCTTGGAATAATGGTAAATTCGTAGCCGCCATGATTATCaagcaattgaaacaagAGCAAGAACTTCCCCCTCAGATTGAGGTTATAAGGGAAAAATGTGAGATTATGCTCCATAAACTAGTGCTTTAA
- the SVS1 gene encoding Svs1p: MLFQFALTAFGMLLATVSAAYTNSTYSAVTVTLSPTFSVSPQTSVVSYSDETTTYYYTSTLYSTYWYTPMTTSSAKTVMIDVEDMTTTFSSSGTAYTSTITSTITSTVKFADYTVTTASGSQAIAQQAKNADAAGLASASASASASDAKVCSPTTVTVTVTPQPSIQYVTVTASAGSQWVNGTNPN, encoded by the coding sequence ATGTTATTCCAGTTCGCTTTAACCGCCTTCGGTATGCTATTAGCGACCGTTTCTGCTGCCTACACTAACTCCACCTACTCTGCTGTCACTGTTACGCTATCTCCAACTTTTTCAGTTTCGCCTCAAACTAGTGTCGTGTCGTACTCTGATGAGACTACTACCTACTACTATACCTCCACCTTGTACTCCACCTACTGGTATACGCCAATGACTACTTCTTCTGCTAAGACTGTTATGATagatgttgaagatatgACGACAACTTTCTCGTCATCTGGAACCGCCTACACTTCCACGATCACTTCAACCATCACATCCACAGTTAAATTTGCTGATTACACCGTAACAACCGCATCTGGCTCTCAAGCTATTGCCCAGCAGGCAAAGAACGCCGATGCCGCTGGATTGGCATCTGCGTCTGCATCTGCGTCTGCATCTGACGCGAAAGTTTGTTCTCCAACTACTGTTACCGTTACCGTCACTCCACAACCATCTATTCAATACGTCACGGTCACTGCAAGTGCTGGAAGTCAATGGGTGAACGGTACGAACCCCAATTAA
- a CDS encoding uncharacterized protein (similar to Saccharomyces cerevisiae YPL162C; ancestral locus Anc_8.686) encodes MVMVRTLEDEESCQLLGPISIVIQLFMGIAAITILLLKRNHEHPRRKFIVWLYDVGKQVIGAVGIHFVNLGVSVLKRKGKEAMREAEDDDSQCDWYFLNLLLDTTIGVPILWGVFTLLENILLYLKVKNIESGNYFSNVEEDETANGDTNALANTENTENTENTVKRPKYSAFLKQLAVFTTALALMKMCTYFILDEFENVSYWLANIILGWSDAFPNLQIFLVMFVFPVLLNCFQYFCVDNIIKLPTDSVNYSNVDNFETDSFNTSDYSEITASSWNASVARSKSLQHDPEYAVGN; translated from the coding sequence ATGGTTATGGTGAGAACTCTAGAAGACGAAGAATCATGCCAGCTCTTGGGTCCAATATCGATTGTAATACAACTATTCATGGGCATAGCAGCGATTACAATACTtctgctgaaaagaaatcaCGAGCATCCAAGAAGAAAGTTCATTGTCTGGCTCTACGATGTGGGTAAGCAGGTTATTGGAGCCGTGGGCATCCATTTCGTCAACCTAGGGGTCAGTGTTCTGAAACGCAAGGGAAAAGAGGCCATGAGAGAGGCAGAGGATGACGACTCTCAATGCGACTGGTACTTTTTAAATCTACTGCTGGACACGACAATCGGTGTCCCTATACTATGGGGTGTTTTCACACTTTtagaaaacattcttttgTATCTGAAAGTCAAGAATATTGAGAGTGGGAATTACTTCTCGAATGTCGAGGAAGATGAGACTGCCAATGGCGATACAAACGCCCTTGCAAACACTGAGAACACTGAAAACACCGAAAACACCGTGAAAAGGCCGAAATATAGCGCATTTCTGAAACAACTTGCCGTTTTCACAACTGCGCTAGCGTTGATGAAAATGTGTACCTATTTCATCTTGGATGAGTTTGAAAACGTTTCATACTGGTTGGCAAACATCATTCTTGGCTGGTCAGACGCATTCCCCAATCTACAGATTTTCCTCGTGATGTTTGTTTTCCCCGTTTTATTGAATTGTTTCCAGTACTTCTGCGTCGATAATATAATAAAGTTGCCAACGGATAGCGTCAATTATAGCAACGTCgataattttgaaacagATTCCTTCAATACATCTGATTACAGTGAGATTACCGCATCTTCGTGGAATGCATCTGTCGCACGCTCCAAATCACTGCAACATGATCCTGAATATGCGGTTGGAAATTAG